ATGATCCGTGACATCGAATGCAAAATTGAAAACCGGGACTCCGTCGGGGGTTATCTGCGTACTTCCCACATGGGTCACTTCCAGGGGCGTGCGATCCTCGATGGGGATGAGACTGCCGTCGGGCGTGGCCAGATCGAAGGTGGAGCTGGGCGCGGCCACGTAGAAAGGAATGCCGTAATACCGGGCCAGGATAGCCACGCCAGAGGTGCCGATCTTGTTGGCCACGTCGCCATTAGCGACGATGCGATCCGCCCCGACCACGACCTTGTGTACCAGCCCGCGTTTCATGAGCAGCGAACAGGCGTTGTCGCAGGCCACGGTGACGGGGATGGAATCCTTGTGCAGTTCATAGGCGGTCAAACGCGCGCCCTGCAGAAAGGGCCGGGTCTCGTTGGCGATGACGGAAATTTTCTTGCCCATGTCCACCGCGCCCCGGATCACGCCCAGGGCCGTGCCGTACCCGGCCGTGGCCAGGGCCCCGGCGTTGCAGTGGGTCATGACCGTGTCGCCGTCGGCCAGCAAAGCCCCGCCGAAACGGCCCATGGCCTTGTTCATGGCGATGTCCTCGGCGTGGAGCTTCATGGCCAGAGCCGACCAGACCTCGCCCAGTTCGCGCGGGTCCTGGATGCCTGCTCCGGCCTCGCGCATCACGCCCACGGCCCAGGCCAGATTGACCGCCGTGGGCCGGGCCTGGGCCAGCATGGAAAGCAGGCGCTCAAGCTCATTACGCCAATACGCCCCCGCCGCCATGGCCTGCTTCAGCGCTATGCGGCAACCGTAAGCGGCACTGACGCCAATGGCAGGCGCCCCGCGCACGACCATGGTCTGCAGGGCGTAGATGACGTCCTCCACCGTGCGGCAGGGATAAGTCTCTTCCACCAGGGGCAGTTTGCGCTGGTCAAGGAGTAGGAGGGCGCAGGCATCGGCATCAAACTGAATGTGATCTTCCATGGAGTTCCTCTTAAAAAATGGGACCTATGGGGCCTATGGGACGCATGGGGTATCTTTTTTATACGTCCCATAGGTCCCATTTTCTTCTCTTCCCCAAAAAAAACCGGACCACCAAGCAGCCCGGTTTTCACAGACAGGCTCAGCGCCCTGCCTTTTAGGAGCGCTCGGTCACTTCCACCAGGTGAAAGCCGAACTGAGTCTTGACCGGTCCGTGCACGACGCCGACGGCCTCGTTGAAGCAAACCTGGTCGAATTCTGCCACCATCTGACCGGGACCGAATGTGCCCAGATCTCCGCCGCGCTTGCCGGACGGGCACTGTGAATAATTGCGGGCGATCTCGGCGAAATCTCCGCCCTCTTCGGTGATCTTCTTTTTCAGAGCCTGGCAAACCTCTTCGGTTGCCACCAGAATGTGACGGGCACGTGCTTTGGCCATGGAACTCTCCTTCGTTTTTTTTGTGGCCCTACCCGTATGCCCGCCACTTGGCAAGACGCTCCCGGGGTCAGGCATAGGCGAGCATGCACCGCTTCACGGCCGCCATGTCCACCGCCTTGCGATACAGAGCGCCGTCTGCGCACTGCGGAAGCATCGTGTCCTTGGAAGGCCGCTCCTCGCGAAACAGCACGCCGATGGGAATTTCCTCACCGAAAGTCTGGGCCACGGTCATGGCGGTGGCCCAATCCTTGGGATCATGGCTCACTTCCTTGCACCTGGCCTTGTACCAGGCAAAGGTGTTGACCTTGTTGAACGAAATGCAGGGCGAGTGCATGTCCACCAGGGCGAAGCCGGGATGCCGCATGGCCTGCACGATGGTCTGCACGGCATGCTCATGAAACCCCGAGAAGGTCCGGGCCACGAAACCGGCGCGCATGGCCACGGCCACGGCCACCGGATTGAAGGGCTGATCGACCACCCCGAGAGGGTTGTTCTTGGTCACATGCCCGGTCATGGTCGTGGGGCTCGATTGCCCCTTGGTCAGGCCGTAGATCTGATTGTCATGCACGATGAGGGTGATGTTCACGTTGCGGCGGATGGCGGCCAGGAAATGGTTGCCGCCCTCGCCGTAGGTGCAGCCGTCACCCGACTCCACCAGCACGGTCATCTCCGGATGGGCCAGCTTGATGGCCTGGGCCGGAGACAGGGCCCGTCCGTGCAGCCCGTTGAAACCGTTACATTTGAGATAATGCACGATCTTGGCCGCCTGGCCGATGCCGGAGACCATCACGAACTGATGCGGCAAAATGCCCTGATCGGCCAAGGCTTCCTTGACGGCCACGAGCACGTCATGATTGCCGCAGCCGGGACACCAGCTGGTCTTGAATTCGCCGTAGGTCTTGATGTCGATCATAAAGCCTCCAGGATGGGCTGCAGCCGCTCCATGACGAACCCGGCCGTCAGGGTCCGGCCGTCATAGCGCAGAACGGTGTCGTGAATGTGAAAACCGGTGGTCTTACGCAGCAGGCCCGCGAACTGGGCGGTGCTGTTCCCTTCCACCGTCACGACTGTCCGTGCCGCTTCAAGATGCGGCATGAACGTTTCGGGAATCAGAGGCCAGACCTGAGTGAAGCACAGGCAGGCGGCCTTGACCCCGCTTGCACGCAGACGTGCGGTCACTTCGCGCAAGACCTCGCAGGTGGACCCCCAGCCGACCAGCAGCAGGTCCGGCTCTTCGTCGCCCGAAAACTCCGGCGGCAGCACTTCGGAAAGCAGCACGCCCATCTTGGCCAGGCGCTTGTCCTGCATACGCACGCGGGTGCCCCCGTCCTCGATGATGTGTCCGGCTTCGTTGTGCTCGTGGGAGTCAACCAGCACCAGGCTCTGCCCATGCCCGGGAATGCGCCGGGGCGAAACGGGCTTGGCCCAGTTGTAACGGCGGTAGTTTTCGGGATCGGAGTCTTTAAGATCGGGACCGGCGACCGACGGCAGGCCGTCCAGTTCAAAGGGAGCCACGGAGCGCACCGCGCTGGCCAGATACTGGTCCGAGAGCACGAACACCGGGCCCTGGCTTTTTTCGGCCAGGTCGAAGGCCTTGTGGGTCAGATAAAAGCAATCCTCAAGCGTGGCCGGGGCGAGGATGGCGCGTGGGAATTCGCCATGCCCGGCATGGAGCACCAGGTCCAGATCGGCCTGCTCCGTGCGCGTGGCCAGACCCGTGGCCGGACCGGGGCGCTGCACCACGACAAAGACCACGGGCGTCTCCGAGACTCCGGCCAGGCTGACGGCCTCGGTCATCAGGGCAAAGCCGCCGCCCGAGGTGGGCACGATGCTCCGCGCTCCGGCATAGGCCGCGCCCAGGGCCATGTTCGCGGCCGCGATCTCGTCCTCAGCCTGCTCCACCACGACACCCATTTCAACAGCCGCCTGCACCAACCCTTCAGCGATGGAGGTCGCCGGAGACATGGGATAGTAGCCGCAAAAACGCACTCCGGCCGCCAGCGCTCCGAGCACGACGGCCTGGTTGCCGTCCATGCTCAGCATCCCGGATGCGCCCGCGCTTTCGGGCAGGGGCAGGCTCGGCGCGTTTTCGGCGGCCCATTTCATGGCGGCTGCCAGCACGCGCAGGTTGCTGGACACGATCTCATCCCCCTTGGCCCGGAACTGCTCCTCAAGCTGCTCTTCGAACAGGGACGCCTCAAGGCCCAGCATGGCCCCGAGCACGCCCAGCAGGGCCACGTTGCGGAAAACAGGACGCGAGGCGAGCTCGGCAAAGGGAATGGCCACCATGCCGGGCAGGACAGGCAGTTCCCAAGCCGCGTCGGCCAGGATGATGCCCGGCTCCTTGAGCTTGTCCTTGTGCAGGTCCACGCTCTCCCGGCTCATGGCCGCCAGCAGGTGAAAGCTGTCCGGAGGCCCCTGCACGGGGCGCGCGCCGATGCGCAGGCGAAAATTGTTGTGCCCGCCCCGTACCCGGGACATGACATGCTGGGCCGCGAGCAGATGCCTGCCCGAGCGGACCACGGCCTTGCCCAGCAGCCCGGACACGGTATCCAGACCCTGACCGGCCTCCCCCCCCATGATCAAATGCAGTTCCTTGTGCACGGATAGCTCCTTGGTTGCCCATGCCCGGCGGTTGCGCGGCATGAATTTCGACCATTCTTCTGCTGGCATATTTTGCCGCGGGAAACAACCTCCGGAACAGAAAAACGCCCAGACGGCGACATTGGGCCGCAGGCCTGCCCCCCAGGGGGGGGGGCCGACCACTGGACGGGACAGGCGGAAATCCTTAAGGCAATCGCGGCAAGCAGGCTCATTCGCAACCAGGAAACACCCATGTCCATATCACACTGCGTCATCGGCATCGACACCGGCGGCACCTACACCGACGCCATCGTGCTCGACCGCCTGTCGGGACGAGTCCTGGCCGGGGTCAAGACCCCGACCACGGCCCACGATCCGGCCCTCGGCATCGGGCGCAGCCTGGAAAAAGCCCTTCTCGCCTCCGGCGTGCCGCCACGCAGCGTGGAACTCGTGACCGTGTCCACCACCCTGGCCACCAACGCCCTGGTGGAAGACAAGGGCGCGGAGGTCGGGCTCTTCGTCATCGGCCACGACAAGCGCCTGCGCATCCCCGTGGCGGACATGCGCTTCATCCCCGGCGGCCACAAGGCCAGAGGGATCGAATCCGAGCCCCTGGGCATGAATTTCCTGCTGGACGGCATAGCCGCCATGAAAGGCCGCGTGGACGCTTACGCCGTCTGCGCCATGCTGGCCTTCGAAGACCCGACCCACGAGCTGGTCGCGGCCAAAGCCATCGAACTCATCGACCCCCAGCCCATATTTTGTTCGCATCAGGCCAGTACCCGGCCCGGCATGGAGGAACGCGCCGCCACGGCGGTGCTGAACGCCCGCCTCTTGCCCGTGATGCAGGATTTCATGCGCAGCATCGCCCGCTCCATGGAACGCCTGGGCCTGTCCTGCCCGGTGCGCATCGTGCGCGGAGACTGCCGCAGCATGGACCTGCGGGAGGCCGAGCGCAATTCCTCGGCCACCGTGGCCAGCGGCCCGGCGGCCACGGCCCTGTTCGGTGCCCATGCCGCCAAAGACGAGACCGCGCTGATCGTGGACGTCGGCGGCACCACCACGGACATCACCCTGATCCGGGAGGGGCGTCCCGTGGTGCGCGAAGAGGGCATGACCATCGGCTCCTGGCGCACCCACGTGCAGGCCGTGGAAATGTACACCGTGGGGCTGGGCGGCGACAGCCTGGCCCGCATCGACAGCGGCATGCTGTCCCTGGGCCCGGCCCGGGTCGTGCCCCTGTCCCAGGCCCATCTGTACCTTGACGGCGCTGCGCTTGAGGCCGTGACCAATCCCCAGACCTGGCTCGGCGCGGACCTTTGCGCCCAATGCGTGCAACTGGCGCCCGGAATCCCCCCCGGAGAAGACCGCATCCAGAAATGGCTCGCCGAAAACGGCCCGGCCACGCCCGCGCGGCTGCGACGGGAACTGAGGCTGGCCGAATCAAGCCTCGAAAAGGCCCTCGTGCGGCTCCAAGCCGCGCGGCGCGTCATCACCTGCGGCTTCACGCCCACCGACGCCCTGCACGTCCTTGAACGCCTGGACCTGGGCGACAGAATCCCCGCGCAACGCGGCGCGCAGGTGCTGGCGGCGCTTCTGGAACTGACCCCGGAGACATTCTGCGCCCAGGTGCTGGAAAAGGCCTATTCCACCATCGCCACAACCATCCTCTGCGCTCTCGGCAACCGCGAAGTCGGCCCGGCGTTGGCGCAATTTCTCCATCAGACCGAGCCCAGCGCCCTGCTCGACATCACAGTCCGGGTACGGCCCCGCATCATCGGCATCGGCGCAGCCGCTCCGTTTCTGCTGCCGGATGTGGCCACGCGCCTGGGCACCGAGGTAGCCTTTCCGGAACATTACGAAGTCGGCAACGCCCTGGGCGCGGCCCTCATGGACACCATCACCAAGGAGTGAACATGCATTTCAAGGAACAATCATTTGCGGCGGCCATGGAAATCTGCAGTGAAAGCGAACTGGCCGAGGTCGTGCACGCCTGGGTGCCGGCCGATGAAGGCTGGGTGATCCATGCCTGGGCCGAAATCGAAGACGCGGTCTATGACCTGACGGAAAGCGAGCATCCCATGCACAAGGCTGATTACTACCAGCGCATGGGCGTGCGCCCGGATCTGACTCGCCGCTACGGCCGCGTGGAGTATTTCACGCTCATGGCCGAAACCGGCAGCATGGGCCCCTTCGACACGAAATTCTTTTTCGCCAACCAGGCCTCGTCCCTGCCCCAGGCATGACCAGCGCTCCCTTTGCCGGGGAAATCGCCGCCCTCGCGGCGGCCTTCATCTGGGCCGTGGCCACCATGATCTACGCCCGCACCGGCAACCAGTCACCGGCCCTGTTCCTGAACCTGGTCAAGGGCACCATCGCCGTGGCCATGCTCAGCCTAACCGTCCTCATTCTGGGCGAGACATGCCCGGACCTGACCGTCTCGCAGTGGCTGTGGCTGGCAGGCAGCGGCATTGTCGGCATCAGCATTGGCGACAGCGCCTATTTCTCGGCCATCAAGCGAGTCGGCCCCAGCCAGACACTCCTGGTCGAATCCCTGGCCCCGCCGCTAACCGGCGTCCTGGCCCTGTGCTTTCTGCACGAGGCCATCGGGTTCTGGGCTTGGGCGGGCATCTTCTTGACCATGAGCGGCATCCTCTGGGTGGTCACGGAGCATCAGCCGCAACAAAAAAGCCTGAATTTGCCGGGCCTCGGCTTCGCCGCCTTGGCCGCCCTGTGCCAGGCCACAGGCATGGTCATGTCCCGGCAGGTCATGGTCACCAGCGGAATCACTCCCCTGTGGGCCGCCCTCATCCGCCTGGCCGCGGCCAGTCTGGTGCTGTGGACCGTGCTGCCTCTGCTGAAGCCCGAAGTCGTGCTGCGCCGGGCCTGCTGGAGATCCATCGGCACGGCCCGAAACGGATGGACGTTCTTCACCCTGGCCGTCTTTCTGGGCACGTTCCTGGGCATCTGGCTGCAACAGGCAGCCCTGAAGCTGACCGGCGCAGCCATCGCCCAGACCCTGATCTCGGTCAGCCCCCTCTTCGCCCTCGGCCTGGCCGTCCTGTTCGGGCACAAGGTCTCTCGGCGCAGCGTCATCGGCGCCCTGGTCACCCTGGCCGGAGTGGCCCTCTTTTTCCGCTGAAAAAGCCCTCGCCGGGCAGAGGCCATGGCGATGAACCGAAGCTTGCCTTTTGGCTTCGTCCTGATATTTCTGGCTGCTCCAAACCTTCTCATCGCCCCGGGAGCACCATGACACCTTCCTGCCCCACCCCGACCCAGGCCGCGCCGGTCAACCTTGTCATATTCGGCGCCACCGGAGACCTGGCCATGCGCAAGATCTACCCGGCCCTGGCCTCCCTGTGCAAAAACGGCCTGCTCAGTCATGACTCATATATTCTGGCCGTGGGGCGAAAGGATTTGGACACGCCGCAGTATGTGCGTCTTATGGGCGAAAAACTGGGTGGATCCATCCCCGAATCCTGCATGGCTGATCTGGTCCCGCGCGTCCGCTACCTGCGCCTGGATCCCGACGCCTCGGAATCCGGCTACACATTGAGTCTGGCTATGGGCGAACTCGGCGACAGGAAGCCAAAAAACCGGCTTTTCTATCTGGCCGTGCCCCCGGCCGCCTACATCCCCCTGGCCACCATGCTCGGCGAGGCCGACTTGGGCAGGGAGGAAGAAGGCGAAAGCGTGCGCATTGTCGTGGAAAAACCCTTTGGCCGCGACCTGCCCACGGCGCAGGAACTGGACACGGTCCTGCACCGCTATTTCAAGGAACGCCAGATTTTCCGCATCGACCACTACATGGCCAAGGAAACGGTGCAGAACGTGCTGCTGCTGCGCTTCGCCAACGCCCTCTTCGAGCCGGTCTGGAACCGCCGCTACATCGACCACATCCGCATCACCGCCGCCGAAACCCTGGGCATCGGCCACCGCGCCGACTTCTACGATCAGGCCGGGGTGCTCCGGGACATGTTCCAGAACCACATGATGATGCTGCTTTCGCTCTGCGCCATGGAGCCGCCGTCCATGTTCGAGGCCGAACTGGTCCGCGACGAACGCTCCAAGGTCTTCCGGGCCCTGCGTCCGCTTGATCTGGAGCGCCTGGACGAACAGCTCATCCTCGGGCAGTACGGACCGGGCATGTCGGATGGCCAGTCCGTGCCCGGCTACCTGCAGGAACCGGGAATCCCCCCGGATTCGACCACGCCGACCTTTGCCTGGCTCAAGGTCTATCTGGACAACTGGCGCTGGCAGGGCGTGCCGTTCCATCTCTGCTCGGGCAAACGCCTGGAGGCCAAGCACACCGAGATCACCGTGCAGTTCAAGAGCGTACCCGTATCCATGTTCCGCAAGACCCAAGGCGCGATCATCCCTCCCAATCGGCTGGTCATCGGCATCCACCCGCAGGAGGTGGTCGGCCTGGAGGTCCAGACCAAGGGCCAAGGCTCCACGCTCTGCCTGCAGGGGCAATCCATGGAGTTCTCCTACGGCGCGGGCACGGGCCCTGGCCGTCTGGACGACTACGCCAAGGTTCTGCTGGACTGCATCACCGGCGACCAGACCCTTTTTTGGCGGCAGGACGCCGTGGAGCTGTGCTGGGGCTTCCTGACCCCCATCCTGGACCGCTGCGACTGTCCGGACAGCGAATTGACCCTGCACACCTACCCCGCGGGCGGCCCCGGTCCCAAGGCCGCGCAACGGGCCGGATCATGAACGCATTCAGGCGGCACCCTGTGAGCACTCATCCGGAGCCTGCTCCACGCGATCTGAAACGACGGCCGAGTCCCAAGCCGCTGCTGCCGCGCATTCACCACCAACCATTCACCATCCCACGGAGGACCCATGGCCGGATTTGAAGGCATCAAATGGGCTGATTTCCAGTCACGCTACCTGCTCCAAGGCAAGTCCTTCGCCATGGTCCCCATGGCGGACAAGGTCCCGGCGGTGTCCCGTTCCATCCATTACGGACTGTGCCTCGCCTTTGAAGGCATCCGCTACTTCGTCGGTCCGACCGAAGACGGCGGCCTGCATATCCAGTTCCTGAACCTGCACAAGAACCTGCAGCGCTTCCGGCGC
This DNA window, taken from Desulfomicrobium sp. ZS1, encodes the following:
- the mtnA gene encoding S-methyl-5-thioribose-1-phosphate isomerase, translated to MEDHIQFDADACALLLLDQRKLPLVEETYPCRTVEDVIYALQTMVVRGAPAIGVSAAYGCRIALKQAMAAGAYWRNELERLLSMLAQARPTAVNLAWAVGVMREAGAGIQDPRELGEVWSALAMKLHAEDIAMNKAMGRFGGALLADGDTVMTHCNAGALATAGYGTALGVIRGAVDMGKKISVIANETRPFLQGARLTAYELHKDSIPVTVACDNACSLLMKRGLVHKVVVGADRIVANGDVANKIGTSGVAILARYYGIPFYVAAPSSTFDLATPDGSLIPIEDRTPLEVTHVGSTQITPDGVPVFNFAFDVTDHSLITGIITERGVLSPPYTSSIAEIIGQDPRL
- a CDS encoding peptidylprolyl isomerase, producing MAKARARHILVATEEVCQALKKKITEEGGDFAEIARNYSQCPSGKRGGDLGTFGPGQMVAEFDQVCFNEAVGVVHGPVKTQFGFHLVEVTERS
- a CDS encoding thiamine pyrophosphate-dependent enzyme, producing the protein MIDIKTYGEFKTSWCPGCGNHDVLVAVKEALADQGILPHQFVMVSGIGQAAKIVHYLKCNGFNGLHGRALSPAQAIKLAHPEMTVLVESGDGCTYGEGGNHFLAAIRRNVNITLIVHDNQIYGLTKGQSSPTTMTGHVTKNNPLGVVDQPFNPVAVAVAMRAGFVARTFSGFHEHAVQTIVQAMRHPGFALVDMHSPCISFNKVNTFAWYKARCKEVSHDPKDWATAMTVAQTFGEEIPIGVLFREERPSKDTMLPQCADGALYRKAVDMAAVKRCMLAYA
- a CDS encoding 2-oxoacid:acceptor oxidoreductase subunit alpha; translation: MPRNRRAWATKELSVHKELHLIMGGEAGQGLDTVSGLLGKAVVRSGRHLLAAQHVMSRVRGGHNNFRLRIGARPVQGPPDSFHLLAAMSRESVDLHKDKLKEPGIILADAAWELPVLPGMVAIPFAELASRPVFRNVALLGVLGAMLGLEASLFEEQLEEQFRAKGDEIVSSNLRVLAAAMKWAAENAPSLPLPESAGASGMLSMDGNQAVVLGALAAGVRFCGYYPMSPATSIAEGLVQAAVEMGVVVEQAEDEIAAANMALGAAYAGARSIVPTSGGGFALMTEAVSLAGVSETPVVFVVVQRPGPATGLATRTEQADLDLVLHAGHGEFPRAILAPATLEDCFYLTHKAFDLAEKSQGPVFVLSDQYLASAVRSVAPFELDGLPSVAGPDLKDSDPENYRRYNWAKPVSPRRIPGHGQSLVLVDSHEHNEAGHIIEDGGTRVRMQDKRLAKMGVLLSEVLPPEFSGDEEPDLLLVGWGSTCEVLREVTARLRASGVKAACLCFTQVWPLIPETFMPHLEAARTVVTVEGNSTAQFAGLLRKTTGFHIHDTVLRYDGRTLTAGFVMERLQPILEAL
- a CDS encoding hydantoinase/oxoprolinase family protein, with the translated sequence MSISHCVIGIDTGGTYTDAIVLDRLSGRVLAGVKTPTTAHDPALGIGRSLEKALLASGVPPRSVELVTVSTTLATNALVEDKGAEVGLFVIGHDKRLRIPVADMRFIPGGHKARGIESEPLGMNFLLDGIAAMKGRVDAYAVCAMLAFEDPTHELVAAKAIELIDPQPIFCSHQASTRPGMEERAATAVLNARLLPVMQDFMRSIARSMERLGLSCPVRIVRGDCRSMDLREAERNSSATVASGPAATALFGAHAAKDETALIVDVGGTTTDITLIREGRPVVREEGMTIGSWRTHVQAVEMYTVGLGGDSLARIDSGMLSLGPARVVPLSQAHLYLDGAALEAVTNPQTWLGADLCAQCVQLAPGIPPGEDRIQKWLAENGPATPARLRRELRLAESSLEKALVRLQAARRVITCGFTPTDALHVLERLDLGDRIPAQRGAQVLAALLELTPETFCAQVLEKAYSTIATTILCALGNREVGPALAQFLHQTEPSALLDITVRVRPRIIGIGAAAPFLLPDVATRLGTEVAFPEHYEVGNALGAALMDTITKE
- a CDS encoding DMT family transporter, whose amino-acid sequence is MTSAPFAGEIAALAAAFIWAVATMIYARTGNQSPALFLNLVKGTIAVAMLSLTVLILGETCPDLTVSQWLWLAGSGIVGISIGDSAYFSAIKRVGPSQTLLVESLAPPLTGVLALCFLHEAIGFWAWAGIFLTMSGILWVVTEHQPQQKSLNLPGLGFAALAALCQATGMVMSRQVMVTSGITPLWAALIRLAAASLVLWTVLPLLKPEVVLRRACWRSIGTARNGWTFFTLAVFLGTFLGIWLQQAALKLTGAAIAQTLISVSPLFALGLAVLFGHKVSRRSVIGALVTLAGVALFFR
- the zwf gene encoding glucose-6-phosphate dehydrogenase produces the protein MTPSCPTPTQAAPVNLVIFGATGDLAMRKIYPALASLCKNGLLSHDSYILAVGRKDLDTPQYVRLMGEKLGGSIPESCMADLVPRVRYLRLDPDASESGYTLSLAMGELGDRKPKNRLFYLAVPPAAYIPLATMLGEADLGREEEGESVRIVVEKPFGRDLPTAQELDTVLHRYFKERQIFRIDHYMAKETVQNVLLLRFANALFEPVWNRRYIDHIRITAAETLGIGHRADFYDQAGVLRDMFQNHMMMLLSLCAMEPPSMFEAELVRDERSKVFRALRPLDLERLDEQLILGQYGPGMSDGQSVPGYLQEPGIPPDSTTPTFAWLKVYLDNWRWQGVPFHLCSGKRLEAKHTEITVQFKSVPVSMFRKTQGAIIPPNRLVIGIHPQEVVGLEVQTKGQGSTLCLQGQSMEFSYGAGTGPGRLDDYAKVLLDCITGDQTLFWRQDAVELCWGFLTPILDRCDCPDSELTLHTYPAGGPGPKAAQRAGS